A window of the Phycisphaerae bacterium genome harbors these coding sequences:
- a CDS encoding SAM-dependent methyltransferase — MGSQYDAFAEDYDRWLFSDERLTGEPQLKELGSRLKRLGSRPQVLDCACGTGVLVWALARHGYAVCGSDESRGM, encoded by the coding sequence ATGGGCAGTCAGTACGATGCATTCGCCGAGGACTACGACCGCTGGCTCTTCTCCGATGAGCGGTTGACCGGCGAGCCGCAGCTCAAGGAACTTGGGTCGAGACTCAAGCGCCTGGGATCGCGTCCGCAGGTTCTCGATTGCGCCTGCGGCACGGGCGTCCTCGTCTGGGCCCTGGCCAGGCACGGCTATGCCGTCTGCGGCAGCGACGAGAGCCGCGGCATG
- a CDS encoding class I SAM-dependent methyltransferase, translating to MLTNAMNNDAVKVREIAWRPEDPAVQEILLAYYRHRLFGTPEQAEAVVQRVLAVTGIRRPAAVLDVGCGLGYHAAAFARRGFRVTAIDPGEKYIALARGRAEDLNLHIDFRVGRIVDLPELETYRLAWAGAFSPGRMSFAELRGAFRKVHNALEPGGLFVGTVAGMRRRPVGWKSRTWGELPDGYVMTEKRQDAERHYETCWFVRPGCEIVTKLVEVERLCGPGEVLRALVEAGLTEVETYASMFATSLSQIGDRFAFVCRRPQPACCPRPLIGGPTGVAESG from the coding sequence ATGTTGACGAATGCAATGAACAACGACGCTGTGAAGGTCCGGGAGATCGCCTGGCGGCCGGAAGACCCAGCCGTCCAGGAAATCCTGCTCGCCTACTACCGCCACAGGCTCTTCGGCACGCCCGAACAGGCCGAAGCGGTGGTGCAGCGCGTCCTGGCCGTCACCGGCATCCGCCGGCCGGCGGCCGTCCTCGACGTCGGATGCGGCCTGGGCTATCACGCCGCCGCGTTCGCCCGCCGGGGCTTCCGCGTCACCGCGATCGATCCCGGCGAGAAATACATCGCGCTGGCCCGCGGCCGCGCCGAGGACCTCAACCTGCACATCGACTTCCGCGTCGGCCGGATCGTCGATCTGCCGGAGCTCGAGACCTATCGGCTGGCCTGGGCCGGAGCGTTCAGCCCGGGCCGCATGAGCTTCGCCGAGCTGCGCGGAGCGTTCCGCAAGGTCCACAACGCGCTGGAGCCCGGCGGCCTGTTCGTCGGCACCGTCGCGGGCATGCGCCGCCGGCCTGTCGGCTGGAAGTCGCGGACCTGGGGCGAACTGCCCGACGGCTACGTGATGACCGAAAAGCGCCAGGACGCCGAGCGCCACTACGAGACCTGCTGGTTCGTCCGGCCCGGCTGCGAGATTGTGACCAAGCTGGTCGAGGTCGAACGGCTCTGCGGTCCTGGCGAAGTCCTGCGGGCGCTGGTCGAAGCGGGTTTGACCGAGGTGGAGACCTACGCGAGCATGTTCGCCACCTCGCTCTCACAGATCGGCGACCGCTTCGCCTTCGTCTGCCGACGGCCGCAGCCGGCGTGCTGCCCGCGTCCGCTGATCGGCGGCCCAACCGGCGTCGCCGAATCCGGCTGA
- a CDS encoding nucleotidyltransferase domain-containing protein, whose amino-acid sequence MDQAAVDQWLDDFLERLQTLFGPRLAFVAHHGSWARGEARPDSDIDAFVIVDRIDDRDLADYRELLASMPYTAEHQVSTFFGSASELRQWPRHEQSQCWFGRRVLHGRLEDLVDPPTPRDYLEDVRLKAAANLHIARHYLLHPHDLAAVIRRPPYPFKECCYALQSWMLLTEGKYCATKADLLAALPDPQDRELVQVVMDWHSLQTDREARPQYYLELLERWCRAMLQRVSLQKPPNQDR is encoded by the coding sequence ATGGACCAGGCAGCGGTAGACCAGTGGCTGGATGATTTCCTGGAACGCCTGCAAACCCTGTTCGGCCCGCGCCTCGCTTTCGTCGCCCATCACGGCAGTTGGGCCCGCGGCGAGGCCCGGCCCGACAGCGACATCGACGCGTTCGTGATCGTCGATCGCATCGACGATCGGGATCTGGCCGACTACCGCGAACTGCTCGCCTCGATGCCGTACACCGCCGAGCATCAGGTCAGCACCTTCTTCGGTTCGGCCTCCGAGCTTCGCCAGTGGCCGCGGCACGAGCAGAGCCAGTGCTGGTTCGGCCGCCGCGTGCTTCACGGACGGCTTGAGGATCTCGTCGATCCGCCCACGCCGCGGGACTATCTCGAAGACGTTCGCCTCAAAGCCGCCGCCAACCTTCATATCGCCCGGCACTACCTGCTCCACCCGCACGACCTGGCCGCCGTCATCCGCCGTCCGCCGTATCCGTTCAAGGAATGCTGCTACGCCCTTCAGTCGTGGATGCTCCTGACCGAAGGCAAATACTGCGCCACCAAGGCCGACCTGCTGGCTGCCCTGCCCGACCCGCAGGACCGCGAATTGGTCCAGGTCGTGATGGACTGGCACTCCCTCCAGACCGACCGCGAAGCCCGCCCGCAATACTACCTGGAACTCCTCGAACGATGGTGCCGCGCCATGCTCCAGCGCGTCTCGCTCCAGAAGCCGCCCAACCAAGACAGATAA
- a CDS encoding ATP-binding cassette domain-containing protein: MHAKHGNGLITELRGVSKEFVLPGGRELRVLEHINLQVRESEVVALLGPSGSGKSTLLRILAGLIAPSTGQVFYRDKPLQGLNPAVSVVFQNVGLFPWLTVEENIAEVAKSIGLRGDQRRERVEKVIDLIGLEGFEELYPRELSGGMKQRVGIARALVVEPEILCLDEPFSQLDALTAESLRAELIGPWLEEERNPKSIFIVSHDIKEVVALATRIVIMGGHPGRVLSMVENPVEYPRDFRDPALARLQERIHDLLTAKIMPDEEPRMVAVPGREEPVEIEAIPPVDTNEIIGLLEMLEDRGGEVNIFSFANELGLEFGQAISVAKAAEMLDFVDTPRQRVLLMPLGREFLKADVNERKAIWGRQSLRIRLFQIFKNMVELASPEGIPEETVLDEISMLLPTENAEDIFEFLTSWGQYGELFRYDPEDEALVPFETPEEAEEREREEREEREKEEESTT, encoded by the coding sequence ATGCATGCCAAACACGGCAACGGATTGATTACCGAGCTTCGTGGAGTCAGCAAGGAGTTCGTCCTGCCCGGCGGACGCGAACTGAGGGTCCTGGAGCACATCAACCTCCAGGTCCGCGAGAGCGAGGTGGTCGCCCTGCTCGGACCCTCCGGATCGGGCAAGTCCACGCTCCTGCGCATCCTCGCCGGCCTGATCGCCCCGAGCACCGGTCAGGTCTTCTATCGCGACAAACCGCTGCAGGGCCTCAATCCCGCCGTCTCGGTGGTCTTCCAGAATGTCGGCCTGTTTCCGTGGCTGACCGTCGAGGAGAACATCGCCGAGGTCGCCAAGAGCATCGGCCTGCGCGGCGATCAGCGCCGCGAGCGGGTCGAAAAGGTCATCGACCTGATCGGCCTCGAGGGCTTCGAGGAACTCTACCCGCGCGAGCTGTCGGGCGGCATGAAACAGCGGGTCGGCATCGCCCGGGCCCTCGTCGTCGAACCCGAGATCCTCTGCCTCGACGAACCCTTCAGCCAGCTCGACGCCCTCACCGCTGAGAGCCTCCGGGCCGAACTGATCGGACCCTGGCTCGAGGAGGAACGCAACCCCAAGTCCATCTTCATCGTCAGCCACGACATCAAGGAAGTGGTCGCCCTGGCCACCCGGATCGTCATCATGGGCGGACACCCCGGCCGCGTCCTCTCGATGGTCGAAAACCCCGTCGAGTACCCGCGCGACTTCCGCGACCCAGCGCTGGCCCGGCTCCAGGAACGGATCCACGACCTGCTGACCGCCAAGATCATGCCCGACGAGGAGCCGCGCATGGTCGCCGTGCCCGGCCGCGAGGAGCCCGTCGAGATCGAAGCCATCCCGCCCGTCGACACCAACGAGATCATCGGCCTGCTCGAAATGCTCGAGGACCGCGGCGGCGAGGTCAACATCTTCTCCTTCGCCAACGAACTGGGCCTCGAGTTCGGCCAGGCCATCAGCGTGGCCAAGGCCGCTGAGATGCTCGACTTCGTCGACACCCCGCGCCAGCGAGTCCTGCTCATGCCGCTCGGACGCGAGTTCCTCAAAGCCGACGTCAACGAACGCAAGGCGATCTGGGGACGCCAGTCCCTCCGCATCCGACTCTTCCAGATCTTCAAGAACATGGTCGAACTCGCCTCGCCCGAAGGCATCCCGGAGGAAACCGTGCTCGACGAGATCTCCATGCTCCTGCCCACCGAGAACGCCGAGGACATCTTCGAATTCCTCACCTCGTGGGGCCAGTACGGCGAGCTGTTCCGCTACGACCCGGAAGACGAAGCCCTCGTCCCCTTCGAAACCCCCGAAGAGGCCGAGGAGCGGGAGCGCGAGGAACGGGAAGAACGCGAGAAAGAAGAAGAATCGACCACCTGA
- a CDS encoding ABC transporter permease subunit: protein MPAEPLNNRVDEELESESPREFGPTELLVRRPIWADIMVLVSLGAIFYMIVQVGEEFTGPRVTTQIDLSPSALPKYMMFSVFRGFAAYALSLIFTLVYGYVAARNRRAERVMVPLLDVLQSVPVLTFMPGLMLAFSALFPRSNIGLELVSIILIFTGQVWNMTFSFYHSLQAIPRELYDAARVYRFSWLRRFTRVELPFAALPLAWNSMVGMAGGWFFLTICESFRLGEMDFRLPGIGSYMTTAIGVRDFRAMTYGVLAMTLAIIVIDRLIWRPVLAWAQKFKYEETAPEEPAGSLVLDLLRASRVNELALRAAGGLERVGYAARRYTRTIEDDLAPRLRVAERIGFYLLKAVYLAAAAAAIVAVLWGAWLLLGLVAKVTLADWLLIGRGAGLSLLRVVAALVLATAWTVPVGILIGTNPRLCARMQSVIQVVASFPAPMLYPLVLLGLQWAGIALGVGSIFLLMLGTQWYILFNAIAGSMGIPEELREASRIYKIRGRQLWNRLYLPAVLTSLVTGWIAAAGGAWNATIVAEYVPLGDTIFATEGLGAIISMATSQKQFHILAASAMTMALLVVMINRFVWRRIFTFAVERYSLSQ, encoded by the coding sequence ATGCCGGCTGAACCGTTGAACAACCGGGTCGATGAGGAACTGGAGTCGGAAAGCCCGCGCGAATTCGGGCCGACCGAACTGCTGGTCCGCCGGCCGATCTGGGCCGACATCATGGTCCTGGTCTCGCTCGGGGCGATCTTCTACATGATCGTCCAGGTGGGCGAGGAATTCACCGGTCCGCGGGTCACGACGCAGATCGACCTGAGCCCGTCCGCCCTGCCCAAGTACATGATGTTCTCGGTCTTTCGCGGCTTTGCCGCCTATGCGCTCTCGCTGATCTTCACCCTCGTCTACGGCTACGTCGCCGCCCGCAACCGCCGGGCCGAGCGGGTCATGGTCCCGCTGCTCGACGTCCTCCAGAGCGTGCCGGTGCTCACCTTCATGCCCGGCCTGATGCTGGCGTTCTCCGCCCTGTTTCCCCGCAGCAACATCGGCTTGGAGCTGGTCTCGATCATCCTGATCTTCACCGGCCAGGTCTGGAACATGACCTTCAGTTTCTACCACTCGCTCCAAGCCATTCCTCGCGAGCTCTACGACGCCGCCCGCGTCTACCGCTTCAGTTGGCTCCGCCGGTTCACCCGGGTCGAGCTGCCCTTCGCGGCGTTGCCGCTGGCCTGGAACAGCATGGTCGGCATGGCCGGCGGATGGTTCTTCCTGACCATCTGCGAGTCCTTCCGCCTCGGCGAGATGGACTTCCGGCTGCCGGGCATCGGGTCGTATATGACCACCGCGATCGGCGTCCGCGACTTTCGGGCGATGACCTACGGCGTGCTTGCCATGACACTGGCCATCATCGTGATCGACCGGCTGATCTGGCGGCCGGTCCTCGCCTGGGCCCAGAAGTTCAAGTACGAGGAAACCGCCCCGGAAGAGCCCGCCGGCTCGCTGGTGCTCGATCTGCTGCGGGCCTCGCGGGTCAACGAGCTGGCCCTCCGCGCCGCGGGCGGACTCGAGCGGGTCGGCTACGCCGCCCGCCGCTACACCCGCACCATCGAGGACGACCTGGCCCCGCGCCTCCGCGTTGCCGAGCGCATCGGCTTTTACCTGCTCAAAGCCGTCTACCTGGCGGCCGCGGCGGCGGCGATCGTGGCGGTGCTCTGGGGGGCCTGGCTGCTGCTGGGGCTGGTGGCCAAGGTTACCCTCGCCGACTGGCTGCTCATCGGCCGCGGAGCGGGCCTGAGCCTCCTGCGGGTGGTCGCAGCCCTCGTGCTGGCCACCGCCTGGACCGTCCCGGTCGGCATCCTGATCGGCACCAACCCGCGTCTCTGCGCCAGAATGCAGTCGGTCATCCAGGTGGTCGCCTCATTCCCCGCCCCCATGCTCTATCCGCTGGTGCTGCTGGGTCTCCAATGGGCGGGCATCGCCCTGGGCGTCGGCTCCATCTTCCTGCTGATGCTCGGCACCCAGTGGTACATCCTCTTTAACGCCATCGCCGGCTCGATGGGCATTCCCGAGGAGCTGCGCGAGGCCTCCCGAATCTACAAGATCCGCGGCCGGCAACTCTGGAATCGGCTCTATCTGCCCGCCGTGCTGACCTCACTGGTCACCGGGTGGATCGCCGCCGCCGGCGGGGCCTGGAACGCCACCATCGTCGCCGAATATGTCCCGCTCGGCGATACCATCTTTGCCACCGAGGGTCTGGGAGCTATCATTAGTATGGCGACGTCGCAAAAGCAGTTTCACATCCTGGCCGCCAGCGCCATGACCATGGCCCTGCTGGTCGTGATGATCAACCGCTTCGTCTGGCGGCGGATCTTCACCTTCGCCGTCGAACGCTACAGCCTCAGCCAGTAG
- the tadA gene encoding Flp pilus assembly complex ATPase component TadA, with protein MFERFTDRARKVMALANQEAQDFRHEYIGTEHILLAIAKDGTGVAAAVLEHVDLNYDRIRPMIESMVKPGPDEVAPGKLHETPRAKTAVKQAIAAARELGDNYVGAEHLLLGLLRVPESVAAQVLVNLGLDFETARREVLSRQSGACEQEEIEGQLAEAPPVARLQKLIFEEAVARGASDIHFDPKSDRVRVRLRIDGVLHDRDQLPTAVYGEFLKPIKTMAGMNPAETRLAQDGRMSMTIGGQRCDFRVAVVPTIHGERTVVRILRPVLATDLLGLDRIAVGEDLATIRRLTALPHGLVICSGPVGSGKTTLLYAMLREVDAQKCSVVTIEDPVEFVFPDFAQIQYDVQSGLTFARALRSVLRQDPDVVMVGEIRDLETMELCVQLALTGHLLLTTLHAPAAIDAVRRILDLGIEPHLVNSALSAVVAQRLVRRLCPDCRTPIDPPADSLPPEAAGILDRLDDVQFCQATGCDACQGMGYRGRAAIHEILVPDERFRRAVTENAGDAVLTQAARAAGTKSLLASGIEKAAHGVTTVEEVLRVTGVKDL; from the coding sequence ATGTTTGAGCGATTCACCGATCGCGCCCGCAAGGTCATGGCCCTGGCCAACCAGGAGGCCCAGGACTTTCGTCACGAGTACATCGGCACTGAACACATCCTGCTGGCGATCGCCAAGGACGGAACCGGCGTCGCCGCGGCTGTGCTGGAGCACGTCGATCTGAACTACGACAGGATCAGACCGATGATCGAGTCGATGGTCAAACCGGGACCTGACGAGGTCGCGCCGGGCAAGCTTCACGAGACGCCTCGCGCCAAGACCGCGGTCAAACAGGCGATCGCCGCCGCCCGCGAACTCGGCGACAACTACGTCGGCGCCGAGCACCTGCTGCTCGGACTGCTCCGCGTGCCCGAATCGGTCGCGGCCCAGGTCCTGGTCAATCTCGGCTTGGACTTCGAGACGGCGCGGCGCGAAGTGCTGAGCCGCCAGAGCGGCGCTTGCGAACAGGAGGAGATCGAAGGCCAGCTCGCCGAAGCCCCGCCGGTCGCGCGGCTCCAGAAGCTCATCTTCGAAGAGGCGGTCGCCAGAGGAGCCAGCGACATCCACTTCGATCCGAAATCCGACCGCGTCCGCGTCCGCCTGCGAATCGACGGCGTCCTGCACGACCGCGACCAGCTTCCCACCGCCGTCTACGGCGAGTTCCTCAAGCCGATCAAGACGATGGCCGGCATGAACCCCGCCGAGACCCGACTTGCCCAGGACGGCCGAATGAGCATGACCATCGGCGGCCAGCGCTGCGACTTTCGCGTCGCCGTCGTTCCCACCATCCACGGCGAACGAACGGTCGTCCGAATTCTGCGCCCGGTTCTCGCAACCGATCTGCTCGGCCTCGACCGGATCGCCGTTGGCGAAGACCTCGCGACAATCCGCCGTCTGACGGCGCTGCCGCACGGCTTGGTCATCTGCTCCGGACCCGTCGGCAGCGGCAAGACCACGCTGCTCTACGCAATGCTCCGCGAAGTCGACGCCCAGAAGTGCTCGGTGGTCACCATCGAAGACCCGGTCGAGTTCGTCTTCCCGGATTTCGCGCAGATCCAGTACGACGTCCAATCCGGCCTGACCTTCGCCCGCGCCCTGCGCTCCGTTTTGCGCCAGGATCCGGACGTCGTCATGGTGGGCGAAATCCGCGACCTCGAGACGATGGAGCTCTGCGTCCAGTTGGCCCTGACCGGACACCTACTGCTGACCACGCTGCACGCGCCGGCGGCGATCGACGCGGTGCGGCGGATCCTCGACCTGGGCATCGAGCCGCACCTGGTCAACTCGGCCCTCTCAGCCGTCGTCGCCCAGCGCCTGGTCCGCCGCCTCTGCCCCGATTGCCGCACACCGATCGACCCGCCCGCCGACTCCCTGCCGCCGGAGGCAGCGGGCATCCTCGATCGGCTGGATGACGTCCAGTTCTGCCAGGCGACCGGCTGCGACGCCTGCCAGGGCATGGGCTATCGCGGCCGCGCCGCCATTCACGAAATTCTCGTCCCGGACGAACGCTTCCGCCGCGCCGTCACCGAGAACGCCGGCGACGCCGTCCTCACCCAGGCCGCCCGCGCCGCCGGGACCAAGTCGCTCCTGGCCAGCGGTATCGAAAAAGCCGCCCACGGCGTGACCACCGTCGAGGAAGTTTTGCGCGTCACCGGAGTAAAGGACCTCTAG
- a CDS encoding helix-turn-helix domain-containing protein, producing the protein MECNIDYETLAAYVAGDLDEQRVAALDAHVLDCRECSRRLRALERSDRALAELARTEPDSQTVLKVRRALANELRPTQRSAVMTLDQVAEFLQISRTELEPLIDELPAFDLGGLVRVRREKLLAWIDERERRFLRSRLHNDMAKPPREEASDV; encoded by the coding sequence ATGGAGTGTAATATCGACTATGAAACCCTGGCCGCCTACGTCGCGGGCGACCTGGACGAACAACGGGTGGCCGCCCTCGACGCCCACGTCCTCGACTGCCGCGAGTGCAGCCGCCGCCTCCGCGCCCTGGAGCGAAGCGACCGGGCCCTGGCCGAGTTGGCCCGCACCGAGCCGGATTCGCAGACGGTCCTGAAGGTCCGACGGGCCCTGGCCAATGAGCTTCGGCCGACGCAGCGCTCAGCCGTGATGACGCTGGACCAGGTGGCTGAGTTCCTGCAAATCTCGCGGACCGAACTCGAGCCGCTGATCGACGAACTGCCCGCCTTCGACCTGGGCGGCCTGGTCCGCGTCCGCCGCGAAAAACTCCTGGCCTGGATCGACGAACGCGAGCGGCGTTTTCTGCGAAGCCGCCTGCACAACGACATGGCCAAACCGCCAAGAGAGGAGGCCTCCGATGTTTGA
- a CDS encoding RNA polymerase sigma factor → MAWISDDELMLMFADGSVEAFETLFERHRGSVYRFARSVLADPSAAEEVLQDVFLAIVRSAKRYEPKGLFKAYLMRITRNTCLTRLEGERLRREMAAQFGRMEEPQTAAADRGDDDRLAAVRRALRRLPDRQREAVMLHAFEQMTYQQIADVLDTPINTVKTLIHRGRAALAERLNGQSTENDDGV, encoded by the coding sequence TTGGCTTGGATATCGGATGACGAGTTGATGCTGATGTTCGCCGACGGGAGCGTCGAGGCCTTCGAGACGCTCTTCGAGCGGCATCGCGGGTCGGTCTACCGGTTCGCCCGGTCGGTGCTCGCCGATCCGAGCGCCGCGGAAGAGGTCCTCCAGGACGTGTTCCTCGCGATCGTCCGCTCAGCCAAGCGTTACGAGCCCAAGGGCCTCTTCAAGGCGTACCTGATGCGAATCACGCGAAACACGTGCCTGACGCGGCTTGAGGGCGAGCGGCTGCGACGCGAAATGGCGGCCCAGTTCGGCCGGATGGAAGAGCCGCAAACCGCCGCCGCCGATCGGGGCGATGATGACCGGTTGGCGGCTGTGCGCCGGGCGCTGCGCCGCCTGCCGGACCGCCAGCGCGAAGCGGTCATGCTCCACGCCTTCGAACAGATGACCTATCAGCAGATCGCCGACGTCCTCGATACGCCGATCAACACGGTCAAGACGCTGATCCACCGCGGCCGCGCCGCCCTCGCCGAGCGGCTTAACGGCCAATCCACGGAGAACGACGATGGAGTGTAA